The proteins below come from a single Vibrio natriegens NBRC 15636 = ATCC 14048 = DSM 759 genomic window:
- the infA gene encoding translation initiation factor IF-1 has protein sequence MAKEDVIEMQGTVLDTLPNTMFRVELENGHVVTAHISGKMRKNYIRILTGDKVTVEMTPYDLTKGRIVFRAR, from the coding sequence ATGGCTAAAGAAGACGTAATTGAGATGCAAGGCACTGTCCTTGACACTCTACCAAACACTATGTTCCGTGTTGAACTTGAAAACGGTCACGTTGTGACTGCGCATATCTCTGGTAAAATGCGTAAGAACTACATCCGTATCCTTACGGGTGACAAAGTAACTGTAGAGATGACTCCATACGACCTAACTAAAGGCCGCATCGTCTTCCGTGCTCGTTAA
- a CDS encoding arginyltransferase encodes MSTDLQHIRIGLTNNHPCSYLPERQERVAVALDESLHTENNYQLLMANGFRRSGDTIYKPHCEHCNACQPIRVAIKDFTPSKSQKRLLNKGQGLRWEMKPQMDPDWFELYSRYICKRHKSGTMYPPKRDEFARFAQTNWLTTLFLHVYNESEQLVAIGVTDVMPHCSSAFYTFFDPDYPLSLGTLAVLYQIEYCQKSNHQWLYLGYQIDECPAMNYKTRFQRHQRLVNQRWRG; translated from the coding sequence ATGAGCACGGATCTACAACATATTCGCATAGGATTGACCAACAACCACCCTTGTAGCTATCTACCAGAGCGACAAGAGCGTGTTGCGGTCGCACTTGATGAAAGCTTACATACAGAAAACAACTATCAGCTATTGATGGCTAACGGCTTTCGTCGCAGTGGTGATACGATATATAAACCACATTGTGAGCATTGCAACGCGTGCCAGCCTATCCGTGTGGCGATAAAAGACTTCACTCCTTCAAAAAGTCAGAAACGCCTGCTTAATAAAGGGCAAGGTTTGCGTTGGGAAATGAAACCGCAGATGGATCCCGACTGGTTTGAGCTCTATAGTCGCTACATTTGTAAACGTCATAAGAGCGGTACGATGTACCCACCCAAACGGGATGAGTTCGCTCGCTTTGCACAAACTAACTGGCTTACCACACTATTTTTGCACGTCTACAATGAATCAGAACAACTGGTTGCCATCGGCGTAACGGACGTCATGCCTCATTGTTCGAGTGCATTCTATACCTTTTTCGACCCTGATTACCCTCTATCGCTTGGTACATTAGCGGTGTTGTATCAAATAGAGTACTGCCAAAAAAGCAACCATCAATGGCTATACTTGGGTTATCAGATAGATGAATGTCCAGCAATGAACTATAAAACACGCTTTCAACGCCACCAAAGGCTAGTAAATCAGCGTTGGCGAGGGTAG
- the aat gene encoding leucyl/phenylalanyl-tRNA--protein transferase, translating to MAIYLTELGKAFTFPSPYKALSDPNGLLAFGGDLDPMRILKGYHQGIFPWYGPGEPILWWSPSPRAVFDPSTFKPSKSLRKFQRKHDYQVTLNQATQNVIQLCSSTRPESETWLNEDMQTAYIELAELGHCHSVEVWHEDELIGGLYGLSVGQVFCGESMFSLKDNASKVALWYLCHHLKSNQGQLIDCQVMNSHLASLGAFELDRDEFMQKLLSLREKQMASGTFEPQVLRNSAS from the coding sequence ATGGCAATCTATTTAACTGAACTTGGTAAGGCATTCACCTTCCCCTCTCCCTATAAAGCACTGAGCGACCCTAATGGGCTCCTAGCTTTTGGTGGCGACTTGGACCCGATGAGAATACTTAAAGGCTATCATCAGGGAATCTTCCCTTGGTACGGACCTGGTGAGCCTATACTTTGGTGGAGCCCTTCTCCTCGTGCGGTCTTTGATCCTTCGACTTTTAAACCATCAAAAAGTCTCAGAAAGTTTCAGCGAAAACATGATTATCAAGTCACCCTGAATCAAGCAACCCAAAATGTGATTCAGCTCTGTTCCTCCACTCGCCCTGAGAGTGAAACATGGCTCAACGAAGACATGCAAACGGCTTACATAGAACTTGCTGAGCTTGGGCATTGCCACTCAGTAGAAGTATGGCATGAAGATGAACTGATTGGCGGCTTGTACGGGTTAAGTGTCGGCCAGGTATTTTGCGGCGAATCTATGTTTAGTTTAAAGGATAACGCATCGAAAGTGGCTTTGTGGTATTTGTGTCATCACCTTAAATCCAATCAAGGTCAGTTGATTGACTGTCAGGTAATGAACTCTCATTTAGCTTCACTGGGCGCATTTGAACTTGATCGGGACGAGTTCATGCAAAAGCTACTATCTTTAAGAGAAAAGCAAATGGCTTCAGGCACTTTTGAGCCACAAGTTCTGCGGAATTCAGCATCATGA
- a CDS encoding glycine zipper 2TM domain-containing protein, with product MTRTRNRAKLWFWIILLLPFFANAAYERNVAKPVNEVVYGKVDSVRYITQQEVVKSKNNGWKTLLGATIGGLVGNQFGGGTGKEVATAVGALTGAAVAQNQSTEQYTVESQLVELLIKVDGDKLINVIQDVDRNMLFGRGDEVRILYFDDGVRVDMVY from the coding sequence ATGACGCGAACACGAAATAGAGCGAAATTGTGGTTTTGGATCATACTGCTTTTACCATTTTTCGCCAATGCAGCTTACGAAAGAAATGTGGCAAAGCCCGTCAACGAAGTTGTCTATGGAAAAGTGGATTCTGTTCGTTATATCACGCAGCAAGAGGTTGTTAAATCAAAAAATAATGGCTGGAAAACGTTACTAGGTGCAACAATCGGTGGGTTGGTCGGAAACCAGTTTGGTGGCGGAACAGGTAAAGAAGTGGCGACCGCCGTTGGTGCGCTTACTGGTGCAGCTGTTGCACAAAATCAAAGTACTGAGCAATACACGGTTGAATCTCAGTTGGTTGAACTTTTGATAAAGGTTGATGGCGACAAACTTATCAATGTTATTCAAGACGTTGATAGAAATATGTTATTTGGCCGCGGCGACGAGGTTCGTATTTTGTATTTTGATGACGGTGTGCGGGTTGATATGGTCTATTAG
- the aroA gene encoding 3-phosphoshikimate 1-carboxyvinyltransferase gives MESLTLQPINKIQGEVNLPGSKSVSNRALLLAALAKGTTRLTNLLDSDDIRHMLNALTTLGVQYQLSEDKTECVVEGLGQPFSVSEPVELFLGNAGTAMRPLAAALCLGEGEYVLTGEPRMKERPIGHLVTALQDAGADIEYLENENYPPLKIVGTGLKSGTVSIDGSISSQFLTAFLMSAPLAEGEVRINIEGDLVSKPYIDITLHIMKQFGVNVINNDYQEFVIPAGQHYVAPGDFLVEGDASSASYFLAAAAIKGGEVKVTGIGKNSIQGDIQFADALEKMGAEIEWGDDYVIARAGKLKGIDMDYNHIPDAAMTIATTALFAEGTTAIRNVYNWRVKETDRLSAMATELRKVGAEVEEGEDYIIVKPVPQLKHAAIDTYDDHRMAMCFSLVALSDTPVTINDPKCTSKTFPDYFDKLKSLSC, from the coding sequence ATGGAAAGCCTAACGTTACAACCAATCAATAAAATCCAAGGGGAAGTTAATCTTCCAGGATCAAAAAGCGTCTCTAACCGAGCTCTTTTGCTAGCTGCTTTAGCAAAAGGCACGACTCGCCTGACAAACCTTCTAGATAGTGACGACATCCGTCATATGCTCAACGCCCTTACTACGCTTGGTGTTCAATATCAGTTGTCTGAAGACAAAACCGAGTGTGTTGTGGAAGGACTTGGCCAACCATTCTCAGTGTCAGAGCCTGTAGAGCTGTTTTTAGGCAATGCTGGCACGGCAATGCGCCCACTAGCGGCTGCGCTGTGTCTTGGTGAAGGTGAGTATGTTTTGACTGGTGAGCCTCGTATGAAAGAGCGCCCAATTGGTCACCTCGTTACTGCATTACAAGATGCTGGTGCAGATATCGAATACCTCGAAAATGAAAACTACCCGCCATTGAAAATTGTGGGAACGGGTTTGAAGTCAGGTACGGTATCGATTGATGGTTCCATTTCGAGTCAGTTTTTAACCGCTTTCCTTATGTCTGCGCCACTCGCTGAAGGCGAAGTGCGCATCAATATCGAAGGCGACCTGGTGTCTAAGCCGTACATCGATATCACGCTGCATATCATGAAGCAGTTTGGCGTTAATGTAATCAACAATGATTATCAGGAATTTGTGATACCTGCCGGTCAGCATTACGTTGCACCTGGGGATTTTCTAGTGGAAGGTGACGCCTCTTCAGCGTCTTACTTTTTGGCGGCTGCGGCGATCAAAGGTGGCGAAGTTAAAGTTACCGGTATTGGCAAAAACAGTATTCAGGGTGACATTCAATTTGCAGATGCGCTTGAAAAAATGGGCGCTGAAATTGAATGGGGCGATGACTATGTGATTGCTCGTGCGGGTAAGCTGAAAGGTATTGATATGGATTATAACCATATCCCTGACGCGGCGATGACGATTGCAACCACGGCTCTGTTTGCAGAAGGTACGACAGCGATTCGCAATGTTTACAACTGGCGCGTAAAAGAAACCGACCGTTTGTCTGCGATGGCGACTGAACTTCGTAAAGTTGGCGCTGAAGTGGAAGAGGGTGAGGATTACATCATCGTTAAGCCAGTTCCACAGCTCAAACATGCTGCGATCGACACCTATGATGACCACCGAATGGCGATGTGTTTTTCACTGGTTGCATTGAGTGATACACCTGTGACCATCAACGATCCGAAATGTACATCGAAGACATTCCCGGACTACTTCGACAAGCTTAAATCGCTTAGTTGCTAG